A window from Rhizobium sp. BG4 encodes these proteins:
- a CDS encoding sugar ABC transporter substrate-binding protein, with translation MLKLLTASAVALVLASQAHAADRIGVSMGTLSNNFQTLIVNGMEDYAKSIGVELQIEDATTDVNKQLDQVKNFAAGGVSAIIVDPVDSDGTPALSKVAEDAGIPLIYVNVQPTDLNTLGKQQAFVGSNETESGTLQTKEVCRMLGGKGNVVIMIGDLTSQAARQRTQDVHDVVKTPECSGINVAQEQVGNWSRVNGADLVSNWLTSGVEFNAIIANNDEMALGAISALKAAGASTDKIIVSGIDATPEALQAMKTGDLKVTVFQDAKGQGKGSIDAAMKAIKGEKLDREVWIPFQLVTQKNMADFEHLN, from the coding sequence ATGCTGAAATTGCTGACCGCCAGCGCCGTTGCGCTGGTGCTTGCGTCGCAGGCGCACGCTGCCGACCGTATCGGTGTTTCGATGGGCACGCTGTCCAACAACTTTCAGACGCTCATCGTCAACGGCATGGAAGACTACGCCAAGTCGATCGGCGTGGAGCTGCAGATCGAAGACGCGACGACCGACGTCAACAAGCAGCTCGATCAGGTGAAGAATTTTGCCGCCGGCGGCGTCTCTGCCATCATCGTCGACCCCGTCGATTCCGACGGTACGCCGGCTCTGAGCAAGGTTGCCGAAGATGCCGGTATTCCGCTCATCTATGTCAATGTCCAGCCGACCGACCTCAACACGCTCGGCAAGCAGCAGGCCTTCGTCGGCTCCAACGAAACTGAATCCGGCACGTTGCAGACCAAGGAAGTCTGTCGCATGCTCGGCGGCAAGGGCAATGTCGTCATTATGATCGGCGACCTCACCAGCCAGGCGGCGCGCCAGCGCACGCAGGACGTCCACGATGTCGTCAAGACGCCTGAATGCAGCGGCATCAACGTCGCCCAGGAGCAGGTCGGCAACTGGAGCCGCGTCAACGGCGCCGATCTGGTTTCCAACTGGCTGACATCGGGCGTCGAATTCAATGCCATCATCGCCAATAATGACGAGATGGCGCTCGGCGCGATTTCGGCGCTGAAGGCCGCCGGCGCCTCGACCGACAAGATCATCGTCTCAGGCATCGACGCGACGCCCGAGGCGCTGCAGGCGATGAAGACAGGCGATCTCAAGGTCACCGTGTTCCAGGATGCCAAGGGCCAGGGCAAGGGATCGATCGATGCCGCGATGAAGGCGATCAAGGGCGAGAAGCTCGACCGCGAGGTCTGGATCCCCTTCCAGCTTGTCACCCAGAAGAACATGGCGGATTTCGAGCATCTGAACTAA
- a CDS encoding outer membrane protein, whose product MKFVILTALAASLAGISAQAADLTPPPAPGEPEAITPVFTWSGPYIGAEGGYSWNTFDPSGASDVDANGGILGVFGGYNYQFDNNWVVGVEGDVLHNWNKEDVAFGSVETTWQGSVRARVGYAFDNALIYGTAGWAIARAEANPDVGPDESDTLNGWTIGAGIDYAFTQNIFARGEYRYTDYGSGNFGAAGGDFDLNQNTIMIGVGVKF is encoded by the coding sequence ATGAAATTCGTTATTCTCACCGCGCTGGCTGCCTCACTTGCCGGCATTTCCGCTCAGGCCGCGGACCTGACGCCGCCGCCCGCCCCTGGCGAGCCCGAAGCGATAACACCTGTCTTCACCTGGTCCGGCCCCTATATCGGCGCCGAGGGTGGCTATAGCTGGAACACCTTCGATCCTTCCGGGGCATCGGATGTCGATGCCAATGGCGGCATTCTCGGCGTCTTCGGCGGCTATAACTATCAGTTCGACAACAACTGGGTTGTCGGTGTCGAAGGTGACGTCCTGCACAACTGGAACAAGGAGGATGTAGCCTTTGGCTCGGTCGAGACGACCTGGCAGGGCTCGGTTCGCGCCCGCGTCGGCTATGCCTTCGACAATGCGCTGATCTACGGCACGGCCGGCTGGGCAATCGCCCGGGCCGAGGCCAATCCGGATGTCGGGCCAGACGAATCGGATACGCTGAACGGCTGGACCATCGGCGCCGGCATCGACTACGCCTTCACCCAGAATATCTTTGCCCGCGGCGAATATCGCTACACCGATTACGGCAGCGGCAATTTCGGCGCGGCTGGCGGCGATTTCGACCTGAACCAGAACACGATCATGATCGGCGTCGGCGTCAAGTTCTAG
- a CDS encoding ABC transporter permease, whose protein sequence is MRPLNALGGVALLIALWQAAIWIFAPAHFILPSPADVVAVFGRQPLFLLEQSLTTALEIVLGLLCGAISGAAVAFALAAFPAAATLVWPMVLILQAFPVFVLAPILVIWLGFGIASKIAMATIIIFFPVASAFADGLRRTERDILDAVSLTEASHWQTLMRIRLPLALPSLVSGLRIAAPLAPLGAVIGEWVGASSGLGFVMVQANARMQTDMVFAAMAVLAAMTVICRVAVDRLTSGWTPWATTD, encoded by the coding sequence ATGCGTCCGCTCAACGCCCTCGGCGGCGTGGCCCTGCTGATCGCTCTCTGGCAGGCGGCCATCTGGATCTTCGCGCCCGCGCATTTCATTCTGCCGTCGCCTGCCGACGTCGTCGCCGTCTTCGGCAGGCAGCCGCTCTTCCTGCTTGAGCAGAGCCTGACGACGGCGCTCGAAATCGTCCTCGGCCTGCTCTGCGGCGCCATATCGGGCGCGGCCGTCGCCTTCGCGCTCGCCGCCTTTCCGGCGGCCGCCACGCTCGTCTGGCCGATGGTACTGATCCTTCAGGCTTTCCCGGTCTTCGTGCTGGCGCCGATCCTGGTTATCTGGCTGGGTTTCGGCATTGCCTCGAAGATCGCCATGGCGACGATCATCATCTTCTTTCCCGTCGCCTCCGCCTTTGCCGACGGGCTGCGCCGCACCGAGCGGGATATTCTCGATGCGGTATCGCTGACAGAGGCCAGCCATTGGCAGACGCTGATGCGGATCCGCCTGCCGCTCGCCCTGCCGTCCCTCGTCTCCGGCCTCAGGATCGCTGCACCCCTCGCGCCACTCGGCGCCGTGATCGGCGAATGGGTCGGGGCGTCGTCCGGCCTCGGCTTCGTCATGGTCCAGGCCAATGCCCGCATGCAGACGGACATGGTCTTTGCCGCCATGGCCGTGCTCGCCGCCATGACCGTTATCTGCCGCGTCGCCGTCGACAGGCTTACCTCCGGCTGGACCCCATGGGCCACCACGGACTGA
- a CDS encoding ABC transporter substrate-binding protein, giving the protein MLRLISATLLAIATLASPSFANDKLTVMLEWFVNPDHAPMVIAQEKGLFAAAGLDVTLIPPADPSAVPRLVAAKQADIGIHYQPNLYLDHEAGLPIVRIGTLVETPLNTVTVLADGPIKSLADLKGKKVGFSVTGFEDAMLKRMLENAGLKKDDVELVNVNFSLSPSLIAGKVDATVGGFRNFELTQMKLEGHEGKAFYPEENGVPPYDELIFIAHRDSVADSRLPRFLGAIEQASVFITNHPDDAWQMFIKAYPDLNDELNRKAFFDTLPRFAKRPAALDTGRYERFGAFMQQMGLVKTAPKVEDLAVEIR; this is encoded by the coding sequence ATGCTGCGTCTGATATCCGCCACTCTCCTTGCGATCGCGACCCTCGCATCGCCCTCCTTCGCCAACGACAAGCTGACCGTCATGCTCGAATGGTTCGTCAATCCGGACCACGCGCCGATGGTGATCGCACAAGAGAAGGGCCTGTTCGCCGCCGCCGGTCTCGATGTCACCCTCATTCCGCCCGCCGACCCCTCCGCGGTGCCGCGTCTCGTTGCCGCCAAGCAGGCCGATATCGGCATCCACTACCAGCCCAATCTCTATCTCGATCATGAAGCCGGATTGCCGATCGTCCGCATCGGCACGCTGGTCGAAACGCCGCTGAATACGGTGACCGTTCTGGCCGACGGGCCGATCAAGAGCCTGGCCGACTTGAAGGGCAAGAAGGTCGGCTTCTCCGTCACCGGTTTCGAGGATGCGATGCTGAAGCGGATGCTCGAAAATGCCGGTCTCAAGAAGGACGATGTCGAGCTCGTCAATGTCAACTTCTCGCTCTCGCCGTCGCTGATCGCGGGCAAGGTCGATGCGACCGTCGGCGGCTTCCGCAATTTCGAGCTGACGCAGATGAAGCTCGAGGGTCACGAGGGCAAGGCCTTCTATCCGGAAGAAAACGGCGTGCCGCCCTATGACGAACTGATCTTCATCGCCCATCGCGATTCGGTTGCCGATTCGCGTCTGCCGCGCTTCCTCGGTGCGATCGAGCAGGCCTCCGTCTTCATCACCAACCACCCCGATGACGCCTGGCAGATGTTCATCAAGGCCTATCCTGATCTCAACGACGAGCTGAACCGCAAGGCTTTTTTCGACACGCTGCCGCGCTTCGCCAAGCGCCCCGCCGCTCTCGATACCGGCCGCTACGAGCGCTTCGGCGCCTTCATGCAACAGATGGGACTGGTCAAGACGGCGCCCAAGGTCGAGGACCTCGCCGTCGAGATAAGGTAG
- the minC gene encoding septum site-determining protein MinC, whose amino-acid sequence MANVLTDARSIRIKGRSFLAVVLTPDLPFEEWLVRLDDLASRSAGFFLGRPVVLDVSDLQADRALLKSMIAALAERNVRIMGIEGARPSQLDATMPPGMTGGRPAPDVEVTETAPAPVKGAAPKAEEPVQVVAPQVITRAPLSSMVLHEPVRSGQSIIFPEGDVTIIGSVASGAEVIAGGSIHIYGALRGRALAGSVGNASARIFCRKLEAELLAIDGIYKTADDLPADLRGHSAQLWLENDAIMASRLI is encoded by the coding sequence ATTGCTAATGTGTTAACCGACGCACGCTCCATCCGTATCAAAGGCCGTTCGTTCCTGGCGGTCGTTTTGACGCCCGATCTGCCCTTCGAGGAGTGGCTGGTCCGGCTCGACGATCTGGCCTCGCGCTCGGCAGGATTCTTCCTGGGGCGTCCCGTGGTTCTCGACGTTTCGGACCTGCAGGCCGACCGGGCGCTGCTGAAATCGATGATTGCGGCGCTCGCCGAGCGCAATGTGCGGATCATGGGGATCGAAGGCGCGCGTCCCTCGCAGCTTGACGCGACGATGCCTCCGGGCATGACGGGCGGCCGCCCGGCGCCGGATGTCGAGGTGACGGAAACGGCGCCTGCGCCTGTGAAGGGCGCTGCACCGAAGGCTGAAGAGCCGGTACAGGTCGTGGCGCCGCAGGTGATCACCCGCGCGCCGCTCTCCTCGATGGTGCTGCACGAGCCGGTCCGCTCCGGCCAGTCGATCATCTTTCCGGAAGGCGATGTGACGATCATCGGTTCGGTCGCCTCGGGCGCCGAAGTCATCGCCGGCGGTTCCATTCATATTTACGGCGCGCTGCGCGGCCGGGCGCTTGCGGGCTCGGTCGGCAATGCATCGGCGCGCATATTCTGCCGCAAGCTCGAAGCCGAGCTTCTGGCGATCGACGGCATTTACAAGACCGCGGACGATCTGCCCGCGGACCTGCGCGGCCACTCCGCGCAGCTTTGGCTCGAAAACGACGCGATCATGGCATCGCGGCTCATTTAA
- the minD gene encoding septum site-determining protein MinD — translation MGKVIVVTSGKGGVGKTTSTAALGAALAQRNEKVVVVDFDVGLRNLDLVMGAERRVVYDLVNVIQGDAKLPQALIRDKRLETLFLLPASQTRDKDCLTEEGVEQVINDLKRHFDWIICDSPAGIERGATLAMRHADIAVVVTNPEVSSVRDSDRIIGLLDAKTAKAENGERIEKHLLLTRYDITRAERGDMLKVDDVLEILSIPLLGIIPESMDVLRASNIGAPVTLADQNTAPARAYFEAARRIAGEALPVTIPGEKRGFFGKIFGRRAA, via the coding sequence ATGGGTAAGGTCATAGTTGTTACCTCGGGTAAGGGTGGCGTTGGCAAGACGACCTCCACCGCGGCACTCGGCGCAGCACTCGCGCAGCGCAACGAGAAGGTCGTCGTCGTCGACTTCGACGTCGGTCTGCGCAATCTCGATCTGGTCATGGGCGCCGAGCGCCGGGTCGTCTACGATCTGGTCAACGTCATCCAGGGCGATGCCAAGCTGCCGCAGGCGCTGATCCGCGACAAGCGGCTCGAGACGCTGTTCCTGCTGCCGGCCTCCCAGACCCGCGACAAGGACTGCCTGACCGAAGAGGGCGTCGAGCAGGTCATCAACGACCTGAAGCGCCATTTCGACTGGATCATCTGCGACAGCCCCGCCGGTATCGAGCGCGGCGCGACGCTCGCCATGCGCCATGCCGATATCGCCGTCGTCGTCACCAACCCGGAAGTCTCCTCGGTTCGCGACTCCGACCGCATCATCGGTCTGCTCGACGCCAAGACGGCCAAGGCCGAGAATGGCGAGCGCATCGAGAAGCATCTGCTGCTGACGCGCTACGACATCACCCGCGCCGAGCGCGGCGACATGCTGAAGGTCGATGACGTGCTCGAGATCCTGTCGATCCCGCTGCTCGGCATCATTCCTGAAAGCATGGACGTGCTGCGCGCCTCCAATATCGGTGCTCCCGTCACGCTCGCTGACCAGAACACGGCACCTGCCAGGGCCTATTTCGAGGCTGCACGGCGCATTGCCGGCGAAGCGCTTCCGGTCACCATCCCCGGCGAGAAGCGCGGCTTCTTCGGCAAGATCTTCGGCCGGAGGGCAGCATGA
- the minE gene encoding cell division topological specificity factor MinE: MNVFNFFQKKKSAPVARERLQVLLAHERVTPGADLVTVLREEILAVIAKHVEIDGDRLQIKIDRGEHVSVLEIDVEIPAKAARAA, translated from the coding sequence ATGAACGTGTTCAACTTCTTCCAGAAGAAAAAGTCGGCTCCGGTCGCGCGCGAGCGCCTGCAGGTGCTGCTCGCCCATGAGCGTGTGACCCCCGGCGCCGATCTCGTCACCGTGCTGCGCGAGGAAATTCTCGCCGTGATCGCCAAGCATGTGGAGATTGACGGCGACCGGCTGCAGATCAAGATCGACCGCGGCGAGCATGTCTCGGTGCTCGAGATCGACGTGGAAATCCCGGCCAAGGCGGCGCGCGCCGCTTAA
- a CDS encoding MsnO8 family LLM class oxidoreductase gives MTYLLSLLDKAPIEAGVTATEALAAAVKLAIAAEELGYHRFWVAEHHSMTNLASSAPEVLISYLLARTRSIRIGSGGVMLQHYSAYKVAEIFNVLSSLAPGRVDLGVGKAPGGFPYSTRALQVAVDPALKPGFAEQLSELNAYLSFDARDDQAVATPIPPVKPERFLLGASVDSALLAAEKGWRLVFAGHLNGDPENLRKTFEAYAQATGGDVPILALAAFAAESAEQARTRVGDLRIVKVFLPNGQTVNVGNEEQAAEYARQAGVADYRTEEKIPSVLHGTARQVRDALDDLHARYGVQEFVLDTPALTPGERLASIELLAKERLSLAA, from the coding sequence ATGACCTATCTTCTCAGCTTGCTCGACAAGGCTCCGATCGAAGCGGGCGTGACGGCGACGGAAGCGCTTGCTGCGGCCGTCAAGCTCGCCATTGCGGCGGAGGAGCTCGGTTACCACCGCTTCTGGGTCGCCGAACATCATAGCATGACTAACCTCGCAAGTTCCGCACCAGAGGTGCTGATCTCCTATCTTCTGGCGCGCACGCGCTCGATCCGTATCGGCTCGGGCGGGGTAATGCTGCAGCACTATAGCGCCTACAAGGTCGCCGAGATTTTCAACGTCCTGTCGTCGCTCGCGCCGGGCAGGGTCGATCTGGGCGTTGGCAAGGCGCCGGGCGGCTTTCCCTATTCGACGCGCGCCTTGCAGGTCGCGGTCGATCCCGCGTTGAAGCCGGGCTTTGCCGAACAGCTCTCCGAGTTGAATGCCTACCTTTCGTTCGATGCGCGCGACGACCAGGCGGTGGCAACGCCTATCCCACCGGTCAAGCCCGAGCGCTTCCTGCTCGGCGCCAGCGTCGACAGCGCGCTGCTTGCCGCGGAGAAGGGGTGGCGGCTGGTCTTTGCCGGACACCTGAACGGCGATCCCGAAAATCTCCGCAAGACCTTCGAGGCCTATGCGCAGGCGACCGGCGGCGATGTTCCGATCCTGGCGCTCGCAGCTTTCGCCGCGGAAAGCGCGGAGCAGGCGAGAACCCGCGTCGGCGATCTGCGCATCGTCAAGGTGTTCCTGCCGAACGGCCAGACGGTGAATGTCGGCAATGAAGAGCAGGCGGCCGAATATGCCCGGCAGGCCGGTGTCGCCGACTACCGCACCGAGGAAAAGATCCCGAGCGTTCTCCATGGCACCGCACGTCAGGTGCGGGATGCGCTCGACGACCTTCACGCGCGCTACGGCGTCCAGGAATTCGTGCTCGACACGCCGGCCCTGACGCCGGGCGAGCGCCTCGCCTCCATCGAGCTGCTGGCAAAAGAACGCCTTTCGCTCGCTGCCTAA
- a CDS encoding LLM class flavin-dependent oxidoreductase: protein MAQKHVTFGIMLQGPGGHMNAWKHPSGPADASTNLQFFVDTARKAEDVGIAFAFVADGLYINEQSIPHFLNRFEPLTILSALAASTSKIGLVGTVSTSYSDPFTIARQFASLDLISGGRAGWNAVTSPLEGSGRNYGREHPEHELRYEIAEEYIDAAKGLWDSWDDDAFIRDRDSGQYADFDKMHRLDHKGRFFRIEGPLNIRRSKQGQPVVFQAGASDSGIKLAGKHADAVFTNGGPIEDAKTFYKQLKQSAVAQGRSAREIGVYPGIGPIVGATVEEAEAKYQAIRGLVTIEEALRYLGRFFDHHDFSIYPLDEQFPELGDIGRNNFRATTDRIKKTAREKGLTLREVALDAATPRTAFIGTADHIADEIIRWIDGEAADGFILGFPVIAEGFDDFAHHVLPILQRRGYFDPKLKGETLRDHLGLPFRTSRYAERADDSDQRKAASA, encoded by the coding sequence ATGGCTCAGAAACACGTCACTTTCGGCATCATGCTGCAGGGCCCGGGCGGCCACATGAACGCCTGGAAGCATCCGAGCGGTCCGGCGGACGCCTCGACCAACCTTCAGTTCTTCGTCGATACCGCCCGCAAGGCCGAGGATGTCGGCATTGCTTTCGCGTTCGTTGCCGACGGCCTCTACATCAACGAGCAATCGATTCCCCATTTTCTCAACCGCTTCGAGCCGCTGACGATCCTCTCGGCGCTGGCCGCCTCGACATCGAAGATCGGTCTGGTGGGCACGGTATCGACTTCCTACAGCGACCCCTTCACCATCGCCCGGCAGTTCGCGTCGCTCGATCTGATCAGCGGCGGCCGCGCCGGTTGGAATGCCGTCACCTCGCCCCTTGAGGGATCCGGGCGCAATTACGGGCGCGAGCATCCCGAGCATGAGCTGCGATACGAGATCGCCGAGGAATATATCGACGCGGCCAAGGGCCTCTGGGATTCCTGGGATGACGACGCCTTCATCCGCGATCGCGACAGCGGGCAATATGCCGACTTCGACAAGATGCACCGGCTCGATCACAAGGGGCGGTTCTTCCGGATCGAAGGGCCGCTCAATATCCGCCGCTCGAAACAGGGGCAGCCGGTCGTCTTCCAGGCGGGTGCCTCGGATTCCGGCATCAAGCTCGCCGGCAAGCATGCCGATGCCGTCTTCACCAATGGCGGTCCGATCGAGGATGCGAAGACCTTCTACAAGCAACTCAAGCAGAGCGCGGTCGCCCAGGGGCGCAGCGCCAGAGAGATCGGCGTCTATCCCGGCATCGGCCCGATCGTCGGTGCGACGGTGGAGGAGGCGGAAGCCAAGTATCAGGCGATCCGCGGCCTCGTTACCATCGAAGAGGCCTTGCGCTATCTCGGCCGCTTCTTCGATCACCATGATTTCAGCATCTATCCGCTGGATGAGCAATTTCCCGAGCTCGGCGATATCGGCCGCAACAATTTCCGCGCCACGACCGACCGGATCAAGAAGACGGCGCGCGAGAAGGGGCTGACCTTGCGCGAGGTTGCGCTCGATGCAGCCACGCCGCGCACAGCGTTTATCGGCACGGCCGATCATATCGCTGACGAGATCATCCGCTGGATCGATGGCGAAGCCGCCGACGGCTTCATTCTCGGTTTCCCGGTGATCGCCGAAGGCTTCGACGACTTCGCACATCACGTTCTGCCCATCCTGCAGCGCCGCGGCTATTTCGATCCAAAGCTGAAAGGCGAAACGCTTCGCGATCATCTTGGGCTGCCCTTCCGCACCAGCCGCTATGCCGAACGCGCCGACGATTCCGACCAGCGAAAGGCCGCCAGCGCTTGA
- a CDS encoding M20 aminoacylase family protein has translation MNARVQTTPGHDRVEQGIASLLDEFIALRHDLHQYPELAFREHRTSKLIASRLSSWGYEVEHGIAGTGIVATLTKGNGNKRVAIRADMDALPIEEATGLAYSSSNPGVMHACGHDGHTTILLAAARYLAESGHFDGTLRLIFQPAEEIGAGARKMIAEGLFDRFPVDAVFGLHNWPGVPSGHFGFVANAAMASVDQAVIRIVGKGGHGAEPHRGVDPVLASASFITALQSVVSRNVDPQEMAVVTVGSIHGGSASNVIPESVELKLTMRAYDESVRERLETRIPALARAQAESFGAVAEVDYRRGFPALINHADETAFAKNVAIKAFDRSVIEDDFRPRTASEDFAFMLQETPGSYLFVGNGDGAPLHSAHYDFNDAIIAPAARYWVQLAETFLSENNG, from the coding sequence ATGAACGCAAGAGTTCAAACAACCCCAGGCCATGACCGCGTCGAGCAGGGGATTGCCTCACTCCTCGACGAATTCATCGCTCTGCGCCACGATCTTCACCAATATCCGGAGCTTGCGTTTCGCGAGCATCGCACCAGCAAGCTCATCGCCTCGCGTCTCTCCTCGTGGGGCTATGAGGTCGAGCATGGTATTGCTGGCACCGGCATCGTCGCGACCTTGACGAAGGGAAACGGCAACAAGAGGGTCGCCATTCGCGCGGATATGGATGCGCTGCCGATCGAGGAGGCGACGGGCCTTGCTTATTCGAGCAGCAACCCCGGCGTCATGCATGCTTGCGGGCATGACGGGCACACGACCATCCTACTTGCAGCGGCGCGCTATCTCGCCGAGAGCGGACATTTCGATGGAACGCTTCGGCTGATCTTTCAGCCGGCCGAGGAGATCGGCGCCGGGGCGCGCAAGATGATTGCGGAGGGGCTGTTTGATCGCTTTCCTGTCGACGCAGTCTTCGGGCTCCACAATTGGCCGGGCGTGCCCTCGGGGCATTTCGGCTTCGTCGCGAATGCGGCCATGGCCTCGGTCGACCAGGCGGTGATCAGGATCGTCGGCAAGGGCGGCCATGGTGCCGAGCCGCATCGTGGTGTCGATCCGGTGCTGGCATCCGCCTCATTCATCACCGCGCTGCAGAGCGTCGTCTCCCGCAATGTCGATCCGCAGGAGATGGCCGTTGTCACCGTGGGCTCGATCCACGGCGGGTCCGCCTCGAATGTCATCCCCGAAAGCGTCGAGCTGAAGCTCACCATGCGTGCCTATGACGAGAGCGTTCGCGAAAGGCTCGAAACCCGCATTCCGGCCCTGGCCCGCGCACAGGCCGAAAGCTTCGGCGCGGTGGCCGAGGTCGACTACCGGCGCGGTTTCCCGGCACTGATCAACCATGCCGACGAAACGGCATTTGCGAAAAATGTAGCGATCAAGGCGTTCGATCGCAGCGTCATCGAGGACGATTTCCGCCCGCGGACGGCTAGTGAAGACTTCGCCTTCATGCTGCAGGAGACGCCGGGAAGCTATCTCTTCGTCGGCAACGGCGACGGCGCGCCCCTCCACAGTGCGCACTATGATTTCAATGACGCCATCATAGCGCCTGCGGCCCGCTACTGGGTGCAGCTCGCCGAAACCTTTCTCTCCGAAAACAACGGGTAA
- a CDS encoding GNAT family N-acetyltransferase: MSDTFLYTSPLDPQAKPLIDELIHEYDSRYGSYFDEKGAAAELNRYPPEAFAPPDGNFVLLIRDGVTIGGGAFKRYDERTAEFKRIWTRSDLRRQGLARKVLVELEAQAARQGYQRVYLTTGFRQPEAVGLYLSNGYTALFDINVDPEFYKTLPFEKTIAAAAIAPAADIDATPLRAVANL; this comes from the coding sequence ATGAGCGATACGTTTCTCTACACCTCACCGCTTGATCCGCAGGCAAAGCCGCTGATCGACGAACTCATTCATGAATATGACAGCCGCTACGGCAGCTATTTCGATGAGAAGGGCGCGGCAGCCGAGCTCAACCGCTATCCGCCTGAAGCCTTCGCCCCGCCGGACGGCAACTTCGTGCTGTTGATACGCGATGGCGTGACGATCGGCGGCGGCGCCTTCAAGCGCTATGACGAGCGGACCGCCGAGTTCAAGCGCATCTGGACCCGCTCCGACCTGCGACGTCAAGGACTGGCGCGAAAGGTTCTCGTCGAGCTTGAGGCGCAAGCGGCCCGCCAGGGCTATCAGCGCGTCTATCTGACGACGGGATTCCGGCAGCCGGAGGCCGTCGGCCTCTATCTGAGCAACGGTTACACCGCGCTCTTCGACATCAATGTCGATCCTGAATTCTACAAGACGCTGCCGTTCGAAAAGACGATCGCGGCCGCCGCTATCGCGCCGGCGGCAGATATCGACGCAACGCCGCTTCGAGCGGTCGCCAATCTTTGA